One Channa argus isolate prfri chromosome 17, Channa argus male v1.0, whole genome shotgun sequence genomic window, TGGATGAGTCCTCTGTTGTAGAAAGGGATTTCAAACTGGCTGTCAGCTTGTATAGCGGAGGTATAATCCTCTACTGCTTCACGGAAATCCACCCGGAGGTACTTTATCTGTCCACGGTTATTATAAGCTGTCGCCAAATTACTGGCTTCATATTCCCTGTGGAAATACAGCACAGTCATAGAGCTATTATGGTTAAACCGAATGCGGCGGACTGATGTGGGATGGTTGACTTTAGCTAGGGGGGTTAGCCCAGACAAGTCACTTCTAGTCTGAAAGGTAACAGAAAACAGTGTGACGTTAAGTTCACTCGCCAAATGATGACAAGTACTACCTGAGCTTTACGCAGGTAGAGATGAACTTTGTGTACAGCTCCTCTGCATGCTTGAAATTCTGTTTTTGTAACTCTGAGTTGGCGCGTTCCAGAATGTGGGAAATATCTTCCTCCATTGGTACTTTACTGTTGACGTTTGACTGCTGTGTTCTTCGGTCGCGGATGTGATGTCACATGCAAAACTGTCCAATCGCGGTGTAGTGCATCGTTAGTGGGCGTGGTATACATTCAATCTCTTCCCTTTAGCAAGTGGTTGCTAGGTAACCTTCCAATATTTAACTttcaattaaacaaacattacCAATAATTGTGATTTAAACATCATTTGATTAAACTAACAACTCATGTTACCTACAAAATTGATTTTATGTAAACTTTTTTCTGTTCAAAACTGTGATttcaacagtgtttttaaatagcCAACATGAATCCACATCTACATATTTTTCTTAGTTAAGTAATTAGATGaagcacattttcaaattttttaataatgttatactattatatttatatttatactacATTTCTCTGccattttatttcttgttatttaaCTACTACGGGACACTTTTCTGAATATGTTGTTGCAACATTATTATgtatgtaatatatattttctaaCTTCTATTTTAatgcatgtgtattttatttttaagtaaaaataatttgcatatttagattttttccttatttcctttattatttaGGTTTCAACTTATCTCAACACAACTTTCAATCATAATTAAGATGATAATTGTTCACATTCAATACAGTGTCCTGAGGTTTCCCCTGTTAAATGCAAGAATGGTTTTCTgggctttaaaatacattttaacagcagGTGGCAGACTTAACTCagatttcattaaaacaatgaaCGTGAACAAAGAGTTAAAAATAGTAAaggaataatgaaaataaactgacTACACACAGTCAGCATGAAATTTagttaaattcaattcaactttatttatatagcgccatttcacaacaaagtcatctcaaggcactttacagcaTAAAGTCAagatagagagaacccaacaattcccccattgaacaagccctaggcaacggtggagaggaaaaactacctttaacggaagaaacctacagcagaaccaggctcagggtgcacagccatctgccttgaccggctgatgtgaaaagtgaagagagaaaggaaaaaatcaacaaaagcaAGAACTGAACTtcgggcaggttggtaagaCCAGTGGAGGcccactggaaaacacacagtttcaaagctggggacacctgcagaaagggacagagagagtgacACAGAGAGGGGGAAAGACAACTGCGGGAGACAACAGACAGAGCTAATgttatacagtggtgacagtgGCAATCTAAGGTCTATtcagtggaaaacatttttggaatatTATCGTAATGATACAAAGAGTGTTTTAATTCAAAGAAAATGTGGTAACACTACAGACTCAAACATCTCTCACACTAGTTCTTAAGACAATGTGGATACATGCTGTAGTAGACACCAAGACATCAAGGGGCAGACACACAAATTTTCAAATGGTCTCCTAGGACACTAGGACAAGAAGCATAGCTTACTCAGGACCAGTGCACTTCCCTTTTATGGCCCATTTATCTCTAGATCATGTTGGTGAGTGAAGTGCAGTTGAACCCAGTGGAAGAGGATGTGGACGAGTGACTTTTGACACTGTTAAGGAAATGGTTTCAACATACAACCTGTATAAGTACAATAAGTAGTGGCCATTACATTAATTAAAGGATATCTACACAAAACATTCAGGATGTTactaaaaatgagaaagaatTGTCAATATaacaacatttataaaatcaCAATGCCTTTCATTCTATTGAATTAGTTGTTAAAcatcacttttttaaaactcagtGAAACTTTTGCAAAAGAACtaaaattaattagttaattttgACTGGCACAACATGTACTTTTGAAGCTAGGACAGTTGTTTTGACTTGCTTTTTAAAGGTTGCAGTTTGCTGAGAGATATAGCACCAACTTTCCACTTTGTCCATTTTGGCCTGGCAGAATCAGAACATCCATCACACACCTCAGTCCAGTGGGTTCTCTTCACTGCTAGACCCACAGCACATATAGGCTTATCACTACAGTTCACCTCTCACCATACTGTCAAAATGTCTCAAGGCTTCAAGTGCTTTTTCAGTTTAAGTGGAAACAGAGTCAGGTAAAATCAGTTTCAGGGCtttaaaactggattttaattGTTCAGTCTCCTGAGCACCAAAGTCCATCAAAGGCTTCACTCGCTACAATAATCTTTTCAAGAGCTTTTAATCCCACTTTCTTTAGTGGATAGAGTCATAAACCGCAGTTCTGTTTCcgaagtttttaaaataaactgtccCGTTAAATACAGCCTCCTAATTTGCTCTGGAAACAAGTGTACAGaatatctttcttttcttttatcatttttcaatATCAGATGTATTTCAGTAAAAATAGTAGATGGACACAATTCTCTCATCTACTGATTGAGCTACACTAAAGGCCAATTATCTTAGTTCAgcataaagaaacagaaaacaatctgGTACTTGTGCAATTTATATGCCTCTGGTTGTCGTacagatttaaagaaaagagaTAACATAGTAATTCATCAGATTTAGACTTGTTGGTGGGTGGACTAATTTTCCTGTTGACTGCAGTTTCATATTTATCCATCATTAATAAAACCACACATCTAgaactatttttgttttaaagctcTTCCTCAGCCTTTCATACTAAACCACTTGgaaaaggcaacatgttgcaccAAACCAAATGTGTCTTTTCCACTTCTCAGCTGTGTGTGAGTCCCATTTATCTTCTTACACTGAGACGCTGGTGGGCTCACCTTCCTGACCGCCCGTCTGTGTGTATGGTAACCATGAAAGCCACTGAAAtagcaaacaaacataaatcagCTGCCTGGttaaaggaaggagggagagggtCCAAACCAGACTAGAGGTAAACCTCAGCGTGTTGACTCTCCACCTCACACAGACTTTGCAGACAGAGACGCTCTGTTTCAGTAATGTTTCAAGCAAATAAACCCAGAGGTGAAAGGACGACCCCTATCTGTTGTTTAGGTGGCAGCactgaaagtgtaaaaaaaaagacgcGATGATAATAACATTAAGCAGAAAAAGAGATAATTTcccttaaaattattttaacatccCAGAATAATCAAATAAACAGTTCTGCTcagtcatccatccatcaattatctgtcaccgcttatgCAATTTGGGTGGggggagcctatcccagctgtcatcaggcaAGGTTGTTAATAGAAATGTTAGAGCTGTATCACCATATTCATCTTTCTATATGAACACAGATTAATTTAATGACTCATGTCTACAGAAACATGTTGgataatttgtgtttaaaataatataggTAGTTTAAATGTATGCTATTCATTGTCACTATCATAATCAGGCTATTCATTATTGACATGTTTAAACAGCTGGATAATTTGTATGTTCATTTCTTTCTATATagtagttttcatttttggtgGGGAAATCTGTCGTTCCTGCACAGGATTCAAATTCTTACCACAAGTACAATGGATTTACAGGATGCAGCATCTGTGTTTTGAATTGTATCTCTGCGATCTTCATTTTATGTCCATATGGAATAAAGATTAGGATTGTAGGTTTATTACTTTTACTCAAAAAGTGCACAGCAAACTCTTTATGGTTATTTTATTGTCCAAAGTGTtgctttattacatttatagaTCTCAGCCAATATTATATATCTGACACATCTAATAAATTCACAAACACAGGAACCCTCCTTAACATATAATACAAACATTCGATTATATATAATTTGATACCGTTTATATAATAAGGAAAAAATCTAAAAGAGCTAAAGTATCAAAACCTACATAATCACTAAGTAATTCCAATTTGACATTGTCACAATTAGCTACTATATACAATAGTCACCTTTGTAGAAAAAGAACAATAGAAATTAATGAGAAACTCCAAAAATAATATGCATTTTCTTTGGTTATTTAACATAACACCATCTACATACTGGTGCTACAAAATTGTATAAGGAGCTTTGGcaacagttttaaaacattgcattttattttcataaatcaACTGCAGATAAGCTGATAGTTGCTGATAGTCCACAGCGGTCTGTAATTTGAGGTATACTGGTTAATAAATCACAGCTTCACCCGATCTGTCGGTGCAGTTGGAGGATTATGGCAGAGTGCAGATGTCCACGTTGCTGCAGAAAGTAAATAAGCAAGAAGTCAAAGTGGGGTGTTGGGTAGGATGCTTTTACTACCTCTGAGAAAACTGTCACCACTTACAGCTGTGTACCTCTTTAAATGCGACCGAGCATGTTCTCCAGGCGCTCTATTCTCCCAGACACGTCCGTGAGTGACGTCAGTCAAGGAAACTCATTTGCACACACTTTTATGGGCACAAAAATATACAAGGCAGACTGTTAAATTAAATTCCAATAACAAAACCAGCAGGTACAAATATCCAACTGTTAGCCCAGCGAAGCCTGCTGCAGACAATGTTTATAATAAACTCCATCTGAAACAACAGAAAGGATATGCTTGGCTGTGAGCTGCTGGATGGTTGCCTGTGTCTTCTTCTGGAAAGCCAGTCTAGCCTCACATTTACAGGGATCCTCCACTATCTCCACCTTCACCTCTTCACCGGGAGAAAGCAAATTTCACATCAGTATAACAGATCATATagacagtaaaacacacacacacacaaaatgccaCCTACTCTACTGttttccaactagactgctggTCAAGAAAATAAATCCTGAGAAAATAAACCCACATTTAAACATACATACTTTCCAAAATGATCTACACTATGGATTTAACATTGCTGCTTTGCCACAATTACAATCACaagacaaaatacagtaaatcaatTCTATAATATTACCCGATAACTGTCCAACAAATGCTACAGTCAAAAGTGAATGATCAAGCCAGGGTTAATGCAACAGTTGGTTGTGATGTTGTGAAGCCCTGTTTAAATACCAAAAACACGCACTACACAATGTTACACTTTTAATTCCAGAGCAGCATCAATATCACTGCATAAAGTCAGATTTGCTGCAGGAATCCACACATTATGCTCTTACGTTTCAGGGAACATGTTTTCTTGTCCGCATTCAAGATATAACCATTCCGGCACTTGCAGTAATAGGAGCTGTTGCTGTTGACACAAAAGTGTTCGCAGTCATGTCCCACGGCACAGGGGTCCAGACCTAGAATAACCCGGGATTGAGGGATGGTGCTGTCAAGATGGCAGCATGGGTACAGTTTCATGTGCTAGAATGGAGGGTATTGTAGTGGGTGGCCTGTGTTAGGTAAGGTAAAGCTCTGCAGATGGAAAAACATGGCTAAACCAGTGGATGATAGTCTGTATCGGTTTGTAATGGAGAATATATGCAGACAAAAATAACTAAAGTTGTTTTGGTGAAATTTGAAATATATCACTCTTTTGTAtgagttaaaaaatatatttgacagCTTTTCTAAGGTGTTTGTACTTGACCACATGCCACTTGTGGTGGAAAATCTGGTCCATTCACAACCTTCACCACATCTCAGCCAAGGTCATTTGTGAAGTTCTTAGTTTCACTGCGTTGGACAACACAGGTAAAATCACAGAACCCTAAAGTACAACAGTAATGACAGGTTAAcaaattatttcttaaaaatgcaGTGGACAAGACAAACATCGGAGAGTAACACAGAAACACGGAACCACAGCAGAACCTTAATTATTCAATCATCTGAAGTTCTTATTCAATTAAAGTGATTTAGAATTAAATGCGTTAGTTGCTTTTTGGCAGAACAAAACCAAAGGATATAAAAATAGGGTATGTGCATCCCTACATTTAAAGGGATGTTGGACATTGTTGCCCTATTACTTTTTGGATAAATGTCTTCTTTTGCTAAATGGTTTGAAAAAGTGAGGTTTTACTGttgtatgaataaaaaataaaaagtaaataaattcaaaGCAGTCTACACGATGATGCtttgaatgcaaaaaaaaaaaatacaaattaaaaaaatcactatatttatttgcttttatgaAGAAGCTGAAAGTTTCGAGCTGCATGGCCTCAAGACTTTACATATGTTTAACTTGGCATATACAAGCAGGTTCTAATGCCGACATCTGCAGCCCACATGGGGGTTGAGCgtatttagttttgtatttttaacccACACGCTGCAACAAGCCCCTGTAGACTGTAGGTGCCCCTTACTGGGGAACTAGAACCAGGGTTAATGATGGGGAGAACATCTTGCAGGTTCATTTTTGTCCTACCGCACAAGGTCTCTCTGAACTTGGAGGTGAGCTTCTCAATAACGCCGTAGGTCTCCACATAGAAGATGTGGTCATCCAGTGGGATGCTGGCCATCTGCTGCAGGGAGCGCATGTCGGCACGGTCAACCCCCACAGCATAGATCTCGATGCCTGATGCTCGGGCTGCAGCAGATACTTCCTCCACCTGGTCTTGAGGTCTCCCGTCTGTTACTATGATGGCCACCTTGGAGATGTTCTTGGACCGAGGTCGGGCTCCAGACTGCTCGGTGAAGGCTTCGTTCACTGCGGTCTTGATGGCGAGGCCGGTCATGGTGCCAGCTGCCAACGGCTCAATGCGGGAGATGGCTTTCTTCATGTCGGGTTTGTTGAAATAGTCTTTGAGCAGGAACTGGATCTTGACTGTGCTGGCATAGTTGACCACAGCCACTCTCGTGCCATCTCTGCCCACGTCCAGAGTGTCGACCATGTGAGCGAGGAATGTCTTGACTTTTTCAAACTCACCAGGACGCACACTGCGAGAGCTGTCGATGATGAAGACAAGGTCCAGGAGACGGCTTCTGCATTCAGAGTCTGTCTCTGGTGATTAACCAAACCATGGCAGGATTAAATCCATATAGTACTGAAAACCCAGTTTGTTAATCAGACAGAAACATTCACATCTGCTTGTTGAACTTTCACAGTGAGACCGATACAGTTAATAACCAAGAACAAAACACAGGAGACTTTGGGATGCACAGTAGACATTCCCATCAGGACATTGCTGTGCATCAGTGCAGTTGTACAATACACTCGTGTAGTTCTAGCGAAATGATATACAGTAGTATGCCTTAAGACATACTGTGCATCATTTCAGTGTCTCAACT contains:
- the ttc32 gene encoding tetratricopeptide repeat protein 32; the protein is MEEDISHILERANSELQKQNFKHAEELYTKFISTCVKLREYEASNLATAYNNRGQIKYLRVDFREAVEDYTSAIQADSQFEIPFYNRGLIHYRLGFFDDAKSDFQQALKLNPDFEDAKLSLQQTLLDQQQKINRGY
- the matn3a gene encoding matrilin-3a isoform X2 — protein: MMKSLLLSLLYCASLLLSDALATYQLSAEDPQMIAAQSYAQSRNNGRPPLRTLNPSKTDSECRSRLLDLVFIIDSSRSVRPGEFEKVKTFLAHMVDTLDVGRDGTRVAVVNYASTVKIQFLLKDYFNKPDMKKAISRIEPLAAGTMTGLAIKTAVNEAFTEQSGARPRSKNISKVAIIVTDGRPQDQVEEVSAAARASGIEIYAVGVDRADMRSLQQMASIPLDDHIFYVETYGVIEKLTSKFRETLCEVKVEIVEDPCKCEARLAFQKKTQATIQQLTAKLTDVSGRIERLENMLGRI
- the matn3a gene encoding matrilin-3a isoform X1, which codes for MMKSLLLSLLYCASLLLSDALATYQLSAEDPQMIAAQSYAQSRNNGRPPLRTLNPSKTDSECRSRLLDLVFIIDSSRSVRPGEFEKVKTFLAHMVDTLDVGRDGTRVAVVNYASTVKIQFLLKDYFNKPDMKKAISRIEPLAAGTMTGLAIKTAVNEAFTEQSGARPRSKNISKVAIIVTDGRPQDQVEEVSAAARASGIEIYAVGVDRADMRSLQQMASIPLDDHIFYVETYGVIEKLTSKFRETLCGLDPCAVGHDCEHFCVNSNSSYYCKCRNGYILNADKKTCSLKQVKVEIVEDPCKCEARLAFQKKTQATIQQLTAKLTDVSGRIERLENMLGRI